A portion of the Blastopirellula sediminis genome contains these proteins:
- a CDS encoding DUF1559 domain-containing protein: protein MQIISPRKGRSGFTLVELLVVIAIIGVLIALLLPAVQQAREAARRMSCSNNLKQLGLAMHNFHDTYQYFPNGQTDDDNDSFGFGFHLLPQLELGNLHDQITSYTGTGGEKVVLMIRPGRHKLSAPCTDAVNIDTCNQWSRNRNGAWDAPLRASALDAFICPSDILPRQDDEGNGKSNYLGNMGWEMRDGVLHDGSNYYYGCAQFSGSRQNGVLLFDNENNNTFMTNFAQITDGSSNTVAIGEVTATYRATPQVTNDCRFPIWAGGNGGGCNGRCISANLRIMDTAYYINRKDNTDESDQSFGSQHPGGAQFLFCDGSVHFVPETVNLSVYRAIGSRNDGVPVTLP from the coding sequence ATGCAAATCATTTCCCCAAGAAAGGGCCGGTCCGGCTTCACCCTGGTTGAGCTCCTGGTCGTGATCGCGATCATCGGCGTGTTGATTGCGCTATTGCTCCCCGCGGTTCAGCAGGCTCGTGAAGCGGCTCGTCGCATGTCTTGCAGCAACAACCTGAAGCAACTCGGGTTGGCAATGCACAACTTCCATGACACGTACCAATATTTTCCGAACGGTCAAACCGACGATGACAATGACTCGTTCGGCTTCGGCTTCCACCTCCTGCCGCAGCTGGAACTGGGAAATCTCCATGACCAGATCACCAGCTATACCGGCACCGGCGGTGAGAAAGTCGTGCTGATGATTCGTCCGGGCCGCCACAAGCTGAGCGCCCCGTGCACCGACGCCGTCAACATCGACACGTGCAATCAATGGTCGCGTAATCGCAACGGCGCTTGGGACGCACCCCTGCGAGCTTCGGCGCTGGACGCGTTCATCTGCCCTTCGGACATTTTGCCGCGGCAAGACGACGAAGGTAACGGCAAGAGCAACTACCTCGGCAACATGGGCTGGGAAATGCGTGACGGCGTGCTGCATGACGGCAGCAACTACTACTACGGTTGCGCTCAGTTCTCGGGCTCGCGTCAGAACGGCGTGCTGTTGTTCGACAACGAAAACAACAACACGTTCATGACCAACTTCGCGCAGATCACCGACGGCTCCAGCAACACTGTCGCTATCGGCGAAGTGACGGCTACCTACCGCGCGACTCCGCAAGTGACCAATGATTGTCGCTTCCCGATTTGGGCCGGCGGTAACGGCGGCGGCTGCAACGGTCGCTGCATCAGCGCCAACCTCCGCATCATGGACACCGCCTACTACATCAACCGCAAGGACAACACCGACGAATCGGATCAGAGCTTCGGCAGCCAACACCCCGGCGGCGCCCAGTTCCTGTTCTGCGACGGTTCGGTTCACTTTGTGCCGGAAACGGTTAATCTGTCGGTTTATCGCGCGATCGGCAGCCGCAATGACGGCGTGCCAGTGACCCTGCCGTAG
- a CDS encoding TVP38/TMEM64 family protein, whose protein sequence is MANSANESELQPPASPSAGPRYWRWIVALVCLLSIGLVYFFFGRHLSLDSLVAREEALRDFQQQHWLTAYAGAFVIYVVITGLSLPGAALLSLFYGWLFGPVAGVTLVSFASTLGATIAFSLSRYLFRDAVQRRYQQRLEKLNASIEAEGAYYLFTLRLIPVFPFFLVNLLMGLTPIRLWTFWWVSQLGMLAGTIVYVAAGASLPSMSAIQQQGLGAIVRWPTLVAFALLGALPLVTKQMMKRLRRSP, encoded by the coding sequence ATGGCCAACTCAGCGAACGAATCGGAACTGCAACCGCCGGCGTCCCCCAGCGCCGGACCGCGCTACTGGCGTTGGATTGTCGCCCTGGTATGCCTCCTTTCGATCGGCCTCGTTTATTTCTTTTTTGGCCGGCATCTGTCGCTGGACTCGCTGGTCGCACGAGAAGAGGCGCTGCGCGATTTTCAGCAGCAGCATTGGCTAACGGCTTACGCCGGCGCCTTCGTTATCTATGTCGTGATCACGGGGCTTTCGCTGCCTGGCGCCGCGCTGTTGTCGCTCTTTTACGGCTGGCTGTTTGGCCCGGTCGCCGGAGTCACGCTGGTTAGCTTCGCTTCGACGCTGGGAGCGACAATCGCGTTTTCTCTCAGCCGCTATTTGTTTCGCGACGCGGTTCAGCGGCGATATCAACAGCGGCTCGAAAAGTTGAACGCGTCGATTGAAGCGGAGGGAGCGTATTACCTGTTTACGCTTCGCTTGATTCCGGTCTTCCCCTTCTTCCTCGTCAATCTACTGATGGGGCTGACGCCGATCCGTTTGTGGACGTTCTGGTGGGTCAGCCAACTCGGGATGTTGGCCGGCACAATCGTCTATGTGGCGGCCGGAGCCAGTCTCCCGTCGATGAGCGCCATCCAACAACAAGGTCTCGGCGCAATCGTCCGCTGGCCGACTCTGGTCGCGTTCGCATTGCTGGGAGCGCTTCCTCTGGTGACGAAGCAAATGATGAAGCGGCTTCGTCGCTCCCCCTAA
- a CDS encoding REP-associated tyrosine transposase — translation MNPPRRKLIKHFHEAGHLHELTFSCFQRMQLLTNDTWRSMLSESIQRAIDRHHYRLIAFVYMPEHIHLLVFPEHDASPIPELLRAIKRPFSYRIKQLLLLHNSPLLQRLTVEQRPGVETFRFWQEGPGYDRNITNPTTTMLSIDYLHENPVKRRLCARAVDWKWSSARRILVPDSPIDRDLPAITKLPADWSTRSH, via the coding sequence ATGAACCCACCCCGGCGAAAATTGATTAAGCACTTTCATGAAGCAGGCCATCTTCATGAACTGACTTTCTCTTGTTTTCAGCGGATGCAACTCCTGACCAACGATACTTGGCGGTCAATGCTCTCCGAGAGCATTCAACGAGCGATCGACCGGCATCACTATCGCCTAATTGCATTCGTCTATATGCCTGAGCACATTCATCTACTCGTCTTTCCGGAACATGACGCTTCCCCAATTCCAGAGCTATTACGAGCGATCAAGCGGCCGTTTTCCTACAGAATCAAACAACTTCTTCTCCTGCACAACAGCCCGCTGCTTCAACGACTTACGGTTGAACAACGACCGGGCGTCGAGACCTTTCGATTCTGGCAAGAAGGCCCCGGCTACGACCGTAATATCACCAATCCAACGACGACAATGTTGTCGATTGACTATCTCCATGAGAATCCAGTAAAGAGAAGGCTCTGCGCACGTGCAGTCGACTGGAAATGGTCCAGCGCTAGACGAATACTCGTCCCTGATTCGCCAATTGACAGGGACCTCCCTGCGATCACCAAACTCCCGGCGGATTGGAGTACTCGGAGTCACTGA
- a CDS encoding GNAT family N-acetyltransferase — translation MPDSFRVQMVSGMFDVSLDEKLTDRFAIELPSDDDWRVGLIVGPSGSGKSTIAAKAFGSQVYRGFRWPKRKAIVDAFPASLETREIVRLLISVGLSSPPAWCKPYHVLSTGEQFRADLAMSLASNESRIAFDEYSSVVDRRTAQIGSAALRKSIDAGHIDKQFVAITCHRDVARWLQPDWVADMETGRLTRRRLRRPQLQLQIRGCDHRQWPLFAKHHYLDPRLNPAARAFIATLDDEPVAFAAVLNHFRKHAFRFTRLVTLPSFQGMGIGGALLDGVAAHLVEEEHADVVSISGSHPAVIHHCNASPRWEFRHLKKTGRRATGFFREHPDWKVSLGRAVASFHYRS, via the coding sequence GTGCCTGACTCTTTTCGCGTGCAGATGGTCAGCGGGATGTTCGACGTTTCGCTTGACGAAAAGCTGACTGATCGTTTTGCGATCGAGCTGCCGAGCGATGACGATTGGCGGGTCGGCTTGATCGTCGGGCCTTCCGGTTCGGGCAAATCGACGATCGCCGCGAAAGCGTTCGGCTCGCAGGTTTATCGCGGCTTTCGTTGGCCGAAGCGAAAAGCGATTGTCGACGCGTTTCCAGCATCGCTCGAAACCCGCGAAATCGTCCGCTTGTTGATCTCGGTCGGGCTCAGTTCGCCGCCGGCGTGGTGCAAGCCATATCACGTCTTGTCGACCGGCGAGCAGTTTCGCGCCGACCTGGCGATGTCGTTGGCGTCGAACGAATCGCGGATTGCGTTTGACGAGTATAGCAGCGTCGTCGATCGACGGACGGCGCAGATCGGCTCGGCGGCGCTCCGCAAATCGATCGACGCCGGTCATATCGACAAGCAGTTCGTCGCGATTACCTGTCATCGAGACGTCGCGCGTTGGCTGCAGCCTGATTGGGTTGCGGACATGGAAACGGGGCGACTCACGCGGAGGCGTCTTCGGCGACCGCAACTTCAACTGCAAATCCGCGGCTGCGACCATCGACAGTGGCCCCTATTTGCGAAGCATCACTATTTAGATCCCCGTTTGAACCCGGCCGCCCGTGCGTTCATCGCTACGCTCGATGACGAGCCGGTCGCATTTGCGGCGGTCCTGAATCATTTTCGCAAGCACGCGTTTCGCTTCACGCGACTCGTGACGCTCCCCAGCTTTCAAGGAATGGGAATCGGCGGAGCGCTGCTTGACGGCGTGGCGGCGCATCTGGTGGAAGAGGAACACGCCGACGTCGTTTCGATCAGCGGCAGTCACCCGGCGGTGATTCATCACTGCAACGCATCGCCACGGTGGGAGTTTCGCCATTTGAAAAAGACAGGCCGCCGCGCTACCGGCTTCTTTCGGGAGCATCCCGACTGGAAAGTCTCGCTCGGCCGAGCGGTCGCCTCGTTCCACTATCGCTCTTAA
- a CDS encoding thioredoxin family protein: MKRKISQAARATVRNLACLTLILGSPALAIASEAARANAAVCLAYAAVVKEVPELVTPVGPAPPEVVPAEPTNYRDAYELYKSRQRPLVVMVTASWCPYCPAMKNELLGMKREGKLPDASVVIVDYDQDRATARTVMGSQRTLPALAVYHYVGGKPKQSRPAKAAEVPRVLAES, translated from the coding sequence ATGAAACGCAAAATCTCACAAGCCGCCAGAGCGACTGTCCGGAATCTGGCCTGTCTAACGTTGATTCTAGGATCGCCGGCGCTAGCGATCGCCAGTGAAGCGGCTCGGGCCAACGCGGCGGTTTGCCTGGCGTATGCGGCGGTGGTGAAAGAAGTTCCGGAGTTGGTCACGCCGGTGGGACCGGCTCCGCCGGAGGTGGTTCCGGCCGAGCCGACCAATTACCGCGACGCCTACGAGCTTTACAAGAGTCGCCAGCGGCCGTTGGTGGTGATGGTGACGGCAAGTTGGTGCCCTTATTGCCCGGCGATGAAAAACGAATTGCTGGGGATGAAGCGGGAAGGAAAGTTGCCCGACGCGTCGGTGGTGATCGTTGACTATGACCAGGATCGCGCGACGGCCCGCACCGTGATGGGATCGCAGCGAACGTTGCCGGCCTTGGCGGTTTACCACTATGTCGGCGGCAAGCCGAAACAGTCGCGACCAGCGAAAGCGGCCGAAGTGCCGCGGGTGTTGGCGGAAAGCTAG
- the terL gene encoding phage terminase large subunit, with the protein MKRLNLRIKNHLAQKSSRRVIEVPQPLPHQLPILRDTHRHKRVICGRRWGKTGVGLIAAILGHGDPAGPGHWKGIVDGGNLYWVAPTFAQSKKIERDLIRAFERSGLQYSKSECRIEHPSGGSITIKTAAAPVSLRGDGLDGMIGDEFAFVRKEIWSDALRPALSDRRGWSMFLTTPNGPNWIKEQHDLDGVDPHYKSWQCPTSENRLIDQAELDSALLDLGQASFDQEYRAQFVDISGAEFSGLYFQTPTFWFDQWPAESEIRYRVIGLDPSKGKSDKADYSAFVLLALTYDGQIYVDADIERRDVRKIAEKACELCKLFEPYGLIVETNQFQELLRCNIEDLAKRNNRPLPIYGRTHHEDKRTRIRRTLTPFLSRGELHFKADSRGAKLLVSQLKDFPVGAYDDGPDALEMGISLLAELLNGRK; encoded by the coding sequence ATGAAACGGTTGAACCTGCGGATCAAGAATCACCTGGCTCAAAAATCGAGTCGCCGGGTGATTGAAGTTCCGCAGCCGCTGCCGCATCAGCTGCCGATCCTCCGCGATACGCATCGTCACAAACGGGTAATCTGCGGCAGACGCTGGGGAAAGACCGGCGTCGGGCTGATCGCCGCGATCCTCGGGCATGGCGATCCGGCGGGACCAGGACATTGGAAGGGAATCGTCGACGGCGGCAACTTGTATTGGGTCGCGCCGACGTTCGCCCAGTCGAAGAAGATCGAACGGGACCTTATCCGGGCCTTTGAACGAAGCGGGCTCCAATACTCAAAGTCGGAATGCCGCATCGAGCATCCCAGCGGCGGCAGCATCACGATCAAAACGGCCGCGGCCCCAGTCAGTTTGCGCGGCGACGGGCTCGACGGCATGATCGGCGACGAGTTCGCCTTCGTGCGGAAAGAGATCTGGTCCGACGCGCTGCGACCGGCGCTCTCCGATCGCCGCGGCTGGTCAATGTTCCTGACCACGCCGAACGGGCCGAACTGGATCAAGGAGCAGCATGACCTCGACGGGGTCGATCCGCACTACAAATCATGGCAATGCCCGACCAGCGAGAACCGTCTGATTGATCAAGCGGAACTCGACTCGGCGCTGCTCGATCTCGGCCAGGCGTCGTTCGATCAGGAGTACCGCGCGCAGTTTGTCGACATCAGCGGCGCCGAGTTCTCGGGGCTCTACTTTCAAACGCCGACCTTTTGGTTCGACCAATGGCCGGCGGAGTCAGAGATCCGCTATCGGGTGATCGGGCTCGATCCGTCGAAAGGGAAGAGCGACAAGGCGGACTACAGCGCGTTCGTGCTGCTGGCGCTAACGTATGACGGACAGATATACGTCGACGCCGATATCGAACGCCGCGACGTTCGCAAGATCGCGGAGAAGGCGTGCGAGCTGTGCAAGCTGTTCGAGCCGTACGGGCTGATTGTCGAAACGAACCAATTTCAAGAGCTCCTTCGCTGCAACATCGAAGACCTGGCGAAACGGAACAATCGCCCGCTGCCGATTTACGGCCGCACGCATCACGAAGACAAACGCACCCGGATCCGGCGGACCCTAACGCCGTTTCTGTCGCGGGGAGAGTTGCATTTCAAAGCGGATAGCCGCGGCGCGAAGCTGCTGGTTTCGCAACTGAAGGATTTTCCGGTCGGCGCCTACGACGATGGGCCTGACGCGCTGGAGATGGGGATTTCGCTGCTGGCTGAACTTTTGAACGGAAGGAAATAG
- a CDS encoding helix-turn-helix domain-containing protein → MENRGRKLSEQRRERIRKLLGEGMSVRCVARAMQVAPSTVQRVRKEEERAVVAECETTLGGAESQRDADAASCEEKWLTKRTELSSNVAARSEDGTEESQMFSLRSSFGCRHSSFAAMAFPRLRCGLVLAVRLIQAFQNCLLTKRTRSKLNDAAMIEKPPDCESNFGEVRRWRLRLRTHSLACAAG, encoded by the coding sequence ATGGAAAACCGAGGACGAAAGCTGAGCGAACAGCGGCGCGAGCGGATCCGCAAATTGCTGGGAGAAGGGATGTCGGTTCGTTGCGTGGCTCGCGCCATGCAGGTCGCTCCGTCGACGGTGCAACGCGTCCGAAAGGAAGAGGAGCGTGCGGTCGTTGCAGAGTGCGAGACGACGCTTGGCGGCGCAGAATCGCAGCGCGATGCCGATGCCGCTTCGTGTGAAGAAAAGTGGTTGACAAAACGCACGGAATTGTCATCGAATGTCGCCGCACGATCGGAGGATGGAACGGAAGAATCGCAAATGTTCTCGCTTCGTTCGTCATTCGGATGTCGGCATTCGTCATTCGCGGCCATGGCATTCCCTCGCTTGCGCTGCGGGCTAGTGTTGGCGGTTCGCCTGATTCAAGCGTTTCAAAATTGTCTGTTGACAAAGCGCACGCGATCGAAATTGAATGACGCCGCGATGATTGAGAAGCCGCCTGATTGCGAATCGAACTTCGGCGAGGTGAGGCGGTGGCGATTGAGGTTGAGGACGCATTCCCTTGCTTGCGCTGCGGGCTAG